ATTTAAATGACTAGAAAGATGATTGTAGTCATTGATCTCGCCACCTTTCAAACATAGACTGAGCTTTTCAAACTGGTAGACCATCTTTGCTCTCTGGTAAATGCTGATGAAATGGAAACAGTTTCTGGATGACCACTGTTAATGCTATGTTTagaaaactttttaaaataaaaaaacaccaaagaATTAGTGGATCTTAAGTCAGATTTGCCTATTTAGAAGAACTGCGGgctagaagcctttattatcgccacacatgcattacagcacagtggagttcttttctttgcatatcccagctgaggaagttggggtcagaatgcaggggaagctatgatacagtgcccctggagcagggagggttaagggctttgctcagttgcccaacagtagTATTtttggtgctggggcttgaacccagatccTTAATCATTTGAACCACCTGGTAAAGTTTCTACAAGTTTGACCAGCACAGTTTTGgtagttttgttgttttggcaGTTTTGTTGTCAAGCCAAACTGTAATTTTCAGCTGTATGTATTTTGAAAGGATGCTCACCCAGTGCTTGATTATACCCATAGCCTTGGTTGAGTGTCACATTGCAGTAAGAGATTGACACATTCTTGTTGAAAGGTCCAAAACATCCAGTTATTTGTGTCAGTGAGGCCGCAAATGCAACATTACGTCTGGCTGgtagatatatacatatatatatataaaagaaaagattAGGAGTAACACGGGcatattttaagaaaataaaatatttatattttttacttgaGTAAAATGAGTGAactgttaaagaaaaaagtgaGTGTTACCAGTAATTTCCTGAATCTTGTTACTGAGGCTGTTCAGATCCTTCCATAGGTCTACCATGCGCATGAAGGTTGTCTCTTCCAGCTGGAAAAGAGGTACAGCCACACAACAGCAGCCTTTTGAATTCCTGAACACACAATCACAGTCCCAACCTCCACAGGGCAGATCCCCGGTCCAGttagctgtgtgtgagagagagcaacacgacaacattaaataaacatcatttatccactggcaaaaaaaataaataaattatacagATTGATGACGCAGCATATACTGAAAAAGGAGCTTACCTGCAGCTTGCCATAGAATATTTATGGGAGTGCTTACTTGTGCCATTAAGCATGGACACAGTGCCCCCAGCAGGACCACAACAGCCACTGCAGCTATCTTCATCCTTAATTAATTCAATGAAGAATCTTGTCTCTGGTAAGTCAGAGTAAGAAAAATGTTTCTTGGGAATAATTTATAATGTGCATATGATTAAACTGCTCATTAAAATTTGTAAATCTATGGCAACAGTCACTTTTACATGAGTgcaaaactgaattgaatatctttattgtcattgtaacGTGCAATGAAATTACAAAATGTGAACAAGTCACTGCATCATTCAGAGTAAAACtaaaaaggagcacataaaatTGAGCTAAAATAAAGTGTTCACATAAAATCaaatcagaaaaacacacaaccatacattCAGTCATCCCTCAGTTGTGCAACAAGGGATTGTGCTAGCAGCATGTTATGCTTTAGTTCTATTGAGTGTGGTTATTGCTGTGGAATAGAAGCTGTTTCTGAATTTGTCCTTAATTTTACTGATCTGTACAGTCTACCTGGTGGCAGAATGGATAGTGTCCAAGGTGTGAGGTGTTCTTTATATTGCTCTGTGGTTTTTGGAGACAGCAGGAAATGTGCAGCCTTTCCACAGTGAGGAGAGGCCAGCTGACGATCTTCTGGGCTGCGTTAACGACCCTCTACTGTGctttcatcattcatttgtgcacatcattcatttcaaataataaatactttaaaaaattctttaaaaaaaacagaaaacgtttattttttttggcattATTTGGGCAGTCAATAGACTACTTTATGCAGAGGAAAAGGTATGATTATGTTTAACCAGCATAATCACTTTTAACATGAAAGTAAGCTGTAAGCAACAATGCACTCTGTCTTGTAAGTAACCAAAAGTACTATTTTCTACTCACCCAAACCATTTCCTTTTGAATTGGCATTATATAGCTGAATAAGTTAAACTAAAGCAACACATCATCAAGTGCTGGGGCACTCAGTAAACTCTTATAAccgaagaaaaaaagaagtgattGTGTAGTCAGTTTTGGTTCAAGCATGCATGGATACTACTTCAGAGTATATCATGTACTGTAATCAAACAGAATTACTGTTTACTGTATTGCTGCATATTTAaaacttttccatttttttttacaattacaaTTGCCCTTAAAAGTTTACTATAAGTTAGTTCCGAATCAACTGGTTGCCTGTTTATTCAAATTTATTCTCCATAGTAATCAATCATCCACTATACATGCCATAGATAGCGACTAAGGagtatttcattaaaattaCATTATTGCCTAAACCCTGTAAACATACATCATACACTAAGTTAACCACTTATAAACAGGCAAATCAGCGTATGCATTCTGTacattcaaatatttaaatagttgctagtttattattattattattattattattattattattattattattattattattattattattattaggtgtGTTGATTAAGTCTTTCAACATGGTATGGAAATGAAGACAGAACCTGCCTATAAAACATTCATCAAAAATATGTTGCATTTATTATGTAATACTAGCATCTGATTCTTACATGATAACCTTGTAAACCTTCAAAAAATAATACCATtgtcacattttaaatgaagtcATATACTTACTGTGATTCTGAGAGATGTTGAAGTGGATCTGCAGAGACAACTATGCGAAGCCTGTCaggtctgtttgtgtttgtgtgtgtgtgtgtgtgtgtgtacgcacaCACCTTGTTAATGACGGTGCAGTCCATCTTTTGTGTGAGCTGTAGGGATTATGGGGATGTGTGAAACACATCCTGTCTGTTACTGTATCCTGTATCTACCCCATTTGGGAGCTCCCAATTTGTCTgtttcatatgttttttaaagaCACACGGATCATTTTTCCAACACTCTGGGTGTTGTAATACCAGCCATTATGATTGGCCATTTGAGCCATGTACAGATATACTGTATAGACAGAGAGGGGTCTGTTTATTATTGCTGCATTTATTCACTTTATCTCTTGATCAGTAATCCCAGTGCTGGGGCAGGTACAGGATTTTTGGCCTGATTCTCATATTAGGGTGTAGACCATACCTAGTGATCTTATCACCtgtgaaagctttaaaaaaaacagtacagcTATTTCAGATGCAGTAAAGGAAGAGTTATTAGTATGTTTCTTTGTTGTAAAAATCAGGAATAGTATGTTATATACTATAAAGAAATTTCTATACTTTAATCAAAGAAAGCTTTGAATAAAGTATACTATATTGGTTTGTAGATTCGTGCTTATTATCCACTTTAATCTTTAATATCTGCACAGTTGTCTTCACAAATCTTGAATGGTGTATAATAGTGATTGTAAGGGAGTTGTGCAAATACAACACAAGTACATGGGTGATATCAGATGGTGTTTAGAGTCAGGTCCAGGAAAGGGCAGGGACATGAATATCATACTAATACGCAGGTTCCTTTTGTGTTCCACTCAGTCCACCCACAAATATTTTGTCTCCTGGaacagtcattcattcattcattcattcattcattcatttatttatttatttatttatttatttatttatttatttatttatttatattttaatactttggAGCATTGTACTGTATATGCTATACGATCTATATGCTGAAGATTGATGACAATCAAGGGTTTTTATGCGGTTATTCTGAACTGGCTATTGCAATGGCAGTATGTTTGTATGGTTTGCATGGTGCTGTTTGATCATATACCACTGATATACATTCAAATAtcagcagaaaaaataaatacaaaacatatttgttcttcattcatctttattttaaattcatctgaataaaacacttggttCTTTGTTATGCAAGTTTTACAGACTTTTACTTAAGGGTTAAAGatcagaagaagaaggaagagaagaagcagaagaagaaaatcTTTTTTGAATGCCCATTTTATATAGTATACAGTAAACCTGTGGCAGCCATGTTGAACCTGAAACTCAATTATGAACTGAAAACCCAACAAAATGATTATCAGATCAGGAATTGAATATGGGAGCCAACGGATACATGGCCTTGATTTTGAAAAAACGTGAGAATTCATGTAAAGGTCTAAACACAGACGTGAGATCAGagaatgaaacattttttttaatctgtagcATAAAGCAAAAAGCCACTGAATGTGTTGAAATGGCTGTTGTCATCACACAGGGTGCATCCAGTAAGGAGAGTCACGTCCACCTTGTCCCCAGTCTCCATCTGTATTGGCAGGACGACGGTAGCACTGTCCTCCTGGTCCTGTGTGTTGTACTCATTGAGTGCTGCAACTGCGCGACCATTTTTACGCAAACGAACACAGGCAGCCAGGAGGGCACCAGGGGCACCTGCATCACTGTATGCTGTAAGAGCCAGAGAATAGACCCCTGATCGTGGGACTGTAAAGGTGCCTGTGCTAACATTGTAGCCATCACCTAAGTTAATGAATATATACTGGTACTTCACAACCATATCATCTCGGCTGGAACTTAGGCACCGACGAGTATCAGTCAGTGCCACTGAAAAGGCACTGCGGCTGGCTGcggaaagagacacagagagagagacagagaaagtcaaCAACTGAGTGACAAAACAACTTAAAAAACGGCTGAAGTAACAGCACTAACAGCCAACAGAGTGAAGACTAGTGTACATTATAAGCTCATGAGTTCACTATGCTAACCATGCAAGATTTCAAGCAAAATTATGTTTACTCACAGCGCACATAGTTCAGAGCAGTTTCAGCTTTCTCCAGACCTTTGCGCATCTCATTCAGGCTCATGTTGAAGAAACTCTCCATTCTTTTCATCTGCTTTTGCATAAGGCAGCAGCTACAGGATTCAGTGTCAGTGAGACAAACTGCAGATAGAAAACATTTATCCAAACAATACCACAAAGAGGGTTCCTTAGGTTACGATTAAGATTAATTATTATTCAAGATTGGGAATCCCAAGAGTTATTTGCccctttttaaatttttattttaatagtagTATTTTGTTATTACCATTTTCAGCGCCTGGATCAGGCTGGCTTGGCTCTCCCGGGCCATTCCAAGAGTATACAGATTGGTTTGCAAGAGAACATCCAATCAGGCACAAGAACACAAGGCCTGGATTAGGAAAGACAATAGTTAAAgcagtattattagtattatacaATCATAACCAAAAGCTTATTTTTAATCTGACCACAAAAAAATGTATAGCAGAATCTAATGCCAGACCTTGGAACaatctgaataaataattaaagagatcATCCTCTGACTTCTAGTTCTTTATTTGGATCCTGAATTGTTTCACACCTACAGCAAAGATATTCATATTCCTTACCAATTTATATAGCTTTAAGGTCAGTCTTACCTCTCATTTTGCTGTTTGACCAGAAATGATATTTGCTCTAAGTTTGTGGAGATTTGGCTATAAAGGTTTGTTCAGCTCCACCCCTTGCTTTCCCTAGGTGAGGATTCAACTTGCCTGTCTTTGTTCCAGTGATAAGCAATATGTAGGACTTGCATTATCTGACATTTGAAGCACATTGTATCATATTGTAATACTCCCACAGACCATGAACCAGTGCACAATTACAGTCCAGATCAGCATCTACTGGGACCAGAGCAGCTGATCTGATCTGAACCACAATGCTTTAAAGAAATTCTGAAGTTTTGGAGGCCATTTGAGAATGTTTGCTGTTTTTCAATGAACAAGGGCTGCTACACTAGAGCATTGTTATCTCAACTTGAGCTATCGGACACCACCTTGATGATTCCAAACCCTGAAACTGAAACCCTTTTTAGTCTAACAAAAATCCAAATGGTCACAGCATGCATCTATTTTATGAGCATAATCCAAACAATTCAAATTATGTACTATCATAgaacattttctatttttattaacattgcATTTCTCATTGAAGTCACTTGCATTTAAATTTAAGTTCTATAATCTCTATATTAGGGAATTTCACATAAGAAATACATTAGCGAGCCTGGAATCATTTTGAAAACAACTACAATAACTGCTATAATAGCAATAATATgtatcatatataatatatattatataatatatatttctatggTAAACTACAGATTTTCTCTGTATTAGATACATTACATAAATCACAGTAGCCTTCCACATTTCCACATTTAGAAACACATCTGCCTTAGCCAGCATAGCCAGCACAGAAACAGATGACAGCTGATGTTCTTTTCTAGTCTGAAGTGGAAAAGGGGATAAAGGTTTGTTTGTGCTGTGAGAATTGCTCATTTCTGTtatttccatccatccctttGTCACACTGTGTTCCTAATTTAGACAATGCTTTATTTAGACCTCTATTAATAGCATGACTcatgacaggaaaaaaaacagaaccagCATGGATACTACAGAAATAGCAGGTACAGATATTTAGAGGATTTAATTAGAACTTCATCACTTATTTAGGTTTTTTAGTCTACAAATCTATGCAATCTGCCAATGTTGGAAGCGTCAATCAGTCATAAATAATTCTGTTTAGGGAAATGAACCACTGTCATGAACCTGTTTTGTGACTTTTGCATTGTGTTAGAAATCTCCATTCTTTATAATCTAACATTTGAGAATTACCTATTTAAAAATCACATCTTTAAGTTCACGGGTGGGATCCACATTAGTTTAGTGTTTTGAATTTCTATGGGTGGAATTTAATTCTCACCCTATGTgaatggagtttgcatgttctctcgtgcattgggggtttcctcccccaTCCTAAGCCATGTtttgtaggttgattggcatctttaaattgtttgtggtgtgtgaatggatgGGTGATCGGCTGGCGCCGTGTTCAGGGTTTACCCTGCATTGTACCCCAAGTCACATGGGATAGACTCCACATTCCCCACaactctgtgtaggataagtatAAGTATTTTCTATGAGCTTGATTTCAGGACAAGCCTCAAATTTTGcttaaaacactgaaaatggaCTAAAACCAAAGTGATGATCTGAATTGAAAAGGGCATCCACTTGtgtaaatctaaaataatagtGAATACTAAAATCTGAAAACAGTCCAAGATTACAGAATGCTCAGTGATGTAATATAAAAAGCAAAAttcattgtgtgtatgtatttttctGTATAGATTTATTAACATGTAGTGATACAGGAAGAATACAAACTGAAAATGAAACCAATATTTGAATAGTTTTATGCTTTTgaaataaatgattcaatatTAAGggatttgtttatatataaaacgttgttgaaaaaagtgaaaaaaatcactgaCATACATCATGTGATGACCCTAATTTTCATGCAATTTTCTTAATGCAATAGGACATACAGCAAGTGAAGTTCtgcttttaattattatttattatttacatgctTATCAGTTCAAAACTCCAGACAAATGCATCAGTGTAAATTCATATACCAACATTTCAGTTAAAACAGCCACTAAATAGTTTTAtatagtattttatatttaatagtaATAGTATTTATACAAGAGTGTGGAAATATTCATTTGCAATATCATTTGGAAGAACGATGTTTGTTGTTCCATTTACGGAGACTTGTCTAATCCTTGCTAAGTAGCATTAAACTATTCTAGCAGCTTGTGGTGACAACACCTTATAAAGAACTTTTGTTTTAACATTACACCCTtttatatttaacttttttcctttaatttgtcgcTTCATCTGTAGCAGTTTTAAATTATGACACCAGCATCAAACCCCTGTACTTTATACAGTTGAGGTGGCCACAGAGTGCTCTGTTCCTGAGATGTCTCAGTGAAATATGCTTGCAGCAACATCTAGTGGTAAAACTATTCACTTCACTGACATCAAAATCAAAGGTCTCCGTACATTAGCATTTAAGTGAAAACAAACAGTGCAGTATCAGTCAAATAGGTTTGCAAATAAGGATCGTCATCAGCCTTCATCACTCAATCCAGCTGGCAAATGGTAATGGTAGAACCCACACCAGACCAGAAGCGGAAACCAGGGTAGAGAGCTCTGCTAAATTCAGTTTCGACACAGCAGATCTGGTGGGCCTGGTTGTGAGAGACCCTGTAGAAGGCCAGCACACCTGCCTGCTGGTCCAAAAAGACCCCGATGCGCCGGGCTTTAGGAGCAGCAAGTGCAGTTTCCTTTCCTGCATGCCACAGAGAGAAGGCTGTGCCTGACCAGTACAGGCTCCATGAGAACTCATTATGGCCAAGTCTAGAGCTGTCATCTGCTGGGGAGCGCCCAATGTCTTTATAGGTTACACCAATAGTGACCTGCAGAGACCATAGAGTTGCATTAATGATATCACAGTGTTTAGTTATTGATTTAGAAAGAACTAGAAATAAATCTGTTATAATTAATCCTATTAGAGAGCAATCATATAATTAGTAATATGACATTTAATTAATTTGCATGGGTTTATGTGATGTTTCCCTTAAATTAACAAAAATGTACAGactcttttttccttctgttaAAAATGACGTGTATATgcaatgtatatattttaaccTCAAACAGTTTCATTTTCTCAAGTATTCAAGGTGAATAAGTTCTAGTGAACATATTAATGTACCTTCTGTCCTGTCCATTCCACCTCCCAGTAGTAAGGACTTCCCGCCAAAGGCTCCCGACATATGACCTGTCTCCAGTAGACAAAGCGTTCATTGTGCTGTGGGTAATTCTGGTTTTCTGCTCGGAGACTGGCCTTGCGATCTCCATCAGACAAGCGGATGTGACGATAAGCACTGTTGGGGTCCATCGTGGGCTCAAAGCGGACTACACAGAAACGGTGTTTTTAATGAGACAACTTTTAAAAAGTCTACATTGTATAAGGGATCTGTTATACCATGTTTTATGAAACCAATCTTTGTGCTACTTTTCAATAGTTAATTCAAGCCACATTTCATAAAAGACCAATTAACACACCCAAACATAGATATTCAATCATTAGCATAatagtttttaaaaattcataagtCATAAACTTACATTTTAGCATTTCCTCCCTTGATTTAGGTGCTAGATTTTCTGTACTTAGGGAAGTCACTTTCTTCTCTACAAACAAGAAAGCAATCACATTTACTAAAAACAGATTCTTTTCCATCAAATTTGTACTGTACTTGCACTGCTATCTATGTATTTATACGTACCTGAATTTGCAGAAGAAGCTGTTGGATGCTGAAGTGATGTGGTTTTAGGTTTACTGTCACTGTTACTGGATGCAGGAGTCATTTCTGGAGCTAAAGAGAAAGCAAGATAACATGCATTCATTCTGTTACAAATTTCAAGTAACATTATATCAGTGAAATGTGCTGTATTTTGTAAACATTTGCACTGATTTTGAGTCAGACATCATAGAGAAGTTATAGTATTAAAGATTTGAATAATTACAACAAAGtacaacaaagaaaaacatgattagcaaatgaacatttacaTAAAGAAAACTTTGCTTACCTGTATTTTCTGAAGCTCCCTGCAAATGACTGGGATCGGGGCATTTCTCTGCTGCCTGAGCATTAtttgttgttgctgtattttgtgCATCATTCACTACATAAAAATGTATTGTGGTGGATTAGATTTAATAGATAAATGTGAATACCTTGCAATTTCTTACAAGTGTGATACTTCAGAGCTAAAACATGATAAGCTAAGATTCTAAACTTTTGAACACATTAGATTGAAAAAGAAGActacaaaaaaattattttaatctttGAAATTAAATGCCATTTCAAAGATTTTCCATCATTATCCTTCAGTGAATAGCAAAAAAATGATCAATAGTGTAATTTAAGATACAAAATAgggaaaatatttatatttttgttaaacatATGCTTTCTAGCTCTGCTGGAATCCAATGTGCCAGATTGCTTGACTAATCATTGCAGTCCTCCTGGAGGTCTGGCATATCGATTgtaactttttttccccacagtttTTTAAACTCAGAAGGCAATAAAGTACGTAATGATCTATAAAGCTGTTTTACATGTTATGTATTGTTAAACATGCTGTATTGGACAGGTACTCACCGGCTCTGAAGATATTGGTCAAGCTTCCTTTACATAGTTCATGCAGCCCCACTCGGAAAGCTCCAAGAGCTGATCTGATCCCAGACACTACTGACTCTAGGTGTACAATATCCAGCTGTGGATTTCCAAATGCATCCACACCACCTGTGGTGTCAAGTGTCTGGCATGGAGgcaagaataaaataaaggaattaAACATAGGATTACATATTAAATAcagatacatatataaaataccaTTTGGTTGATGACTGGTTTACATTTACCTCAGC
The window above is part of the Hemibagrus wyckioides isolate EC202008001 linkage group LG17, SWU_Hwy_1.0, whole genome shotgun sequence genome. Proteins encoded here:
- the cbln20 gene encoding cerebellin 20 → MRGLVFLCLIGCSLANQSVYSWNGPGEPSQPDPGAENVCLTDTESCSCCLMQKQMKRMESFFNMSLNEMRKGLEKAETALNYVRSSRSAFSVALTDTRRCLSSSRDDMVVKYQYIFINLGDGYNVSTGTFTVPRSGVYSLALTAYSDAGAPGALLAACVRLRKNGRAVAALNEYNTQDQEDSATVVLPIQMETGDKVDVTLLTGCTLCDDNSHFNTFSGFLLYATD
- the cbln18 gene encoding cerebellin 18; its protein translation is MKIAAVAVVVLLGALCPCLMAQVSTPINILWQAAANWTGDLPCGGWDCDCVFRNSKGCCCVAVPLFQLEETTFMRMVDLWKDLNSLSNKIQEITARRNVAFAASLTQITGCFGPFNKNVSISYCNVTLNQGYGYNQALGTFTAPRAGLYSFSYTVYSNVGAEGERIYYKVQLMKDGQVIASSWEDNREDSEDSATQTVLLQLKQGNQVYMELVLGRFLCADTQGYNSFSGYLVYPMSDI
- the ftr86 gene encoding finTRIM family, member 86 → MAASNCPPDDFSCPVCLEILCDPATLPCGHSYCLQCIQKHWDKASAKGQYSCPQCRQVFNPRPSLGRNNMLMEAMKKLRVGEQDKSLPCTVVPVNPSLQPAAKRSDGTTGPDEKTAVQGGLYPQLPSNSPKLCPLHKQVLEFYCCDDKEIVCDECSLIEHKGHRVMNPDEEMEQELSRKKENIQRSVQERERIIQTLPQIFQANKTAIQRLQTENLEVFGDVMKNVELMSSQVNELLRAYEASCYHRTEGHGYKLQEEIRQLYKQDAELHSLTKPQDSIQFLKTLDTTGGVDAFGNPQLDIVHLESVVSGIRSALGAFRVGLHELCKGSLTNIFRAVNDAQNTATTNNAQAAEKCPDPSHLQGASENTAPEMTPASSNSDSKPKTTSLQHPTASSANSEKKVTSLSTENLAPKSREEMLKFRFEPTMDPNSAYRHIRLSDGDRKASLRAENQNYPQHNERFVYWRQVICREPLAGSPYYWEVEWTGQKVTIGVTYKDIGRSPADDSSRLGHNEFSWSLYWSGTAFSLWHAGKETALAAPKARRIGVFLDQQAGVLAFYRVSHNQAHQICCVETEFSRALYPGFRFWSGVGSTITICQLD